Proteins co-encoded in one Cytobacillus sp. NJ13 genomic window:
- the obgE gene encoding GTPase ObgE yields MFVDQVKVYVKGGDGGNGMVAFRREKYVPNGGPAGGDGGKGANVVFEVNEGLRTLMDFRYQRHFKAPRGEHGMSKNQHGRNAKDMIVKVPPGTVVTDAESGEVIADLTEHGQKAVIARGGRGGRGNTRFATPANPAPELSEHGEPGQERDVVLELKLLADVGLVGFPSVGKSTLLSVVSSARPKIAEYHFTTIVPNLGMVETEDGRSFVMADLPGLIEGAHSGVGLGHQFLRHIERTRVIVHVIDMAAVEGRDPFEDYLTINKELKEYNLRLTERPQVIVANKMDMPDAEENLNKFKEQLEEEYPIFPISALTRQGLRDLLFAVADKLEETPEFPLSHEEEEDTGVHRVLYKHEAEQTEFVITRDPAGVFVVSGDAIEKLFKMTDFSRDESVRRFARQLRGMGVDDALREKGAKDGDTVKLLDYEFEFID; encoded by the coding sequence ATGTTTGTCGATCAAGTCAAAGTTTATGTTAAAGGCGGGGACGGGGGCAACGGAATGGTTGCTTTCCGCCGTGAAAAATATGTGCCGAACGGAGGCCCAGCCGGGGGAGATGGCGGCAAGGGTGCCAATGTTGTTTTTGAAGTGAATGAGGGATTGCGCACGTTAATGGATTTCCGTTATCAGCGCCATTTTAAAGCTCCCCGCGGTGAGCATGGAATGTCTAAAAATCAGCATGGAAGAAATGCAAAAGACATGATTGTTAAAGTTCCGCCGGGAACAGTTGTAACTGATGCCGAGTCAGGGGAAGTAATCGCAGATTTGACTGAGCACGGGCAAAAAGCTGTCATAGCACGCGGGGGCCGCGGAGGCAGAGGGAATACCCGCTTTGCCACACCGGCCAATCCTGCTCCAGAATTGTCCGAACATGGCGAACCGGGTCAGGAAAGAGATGTTGTGCTGGAACTCAAGCTTTTAGCTGATGTTGGTTTAGTCGGTTTTCCAAGCGTCGGAAAATCCACGCTGCTGTCCGTTGTCTCATCGGCACGACCGAAGATTGCGGAATACCACTTTACGACGATTGTTCCCAATCTGGGAATGGTTGAGACTGAAGACGGCCGCAGCTTTGTCATGGCAGACTTGCCTGGATTAATTGAAGGCGCCCATTCGGGAGTAGGCCTTGGGCATCAATTTTTACGGCATATTGAGAGAACCAGAGTTATTGTCCATGTTATCGATATGGCTGCTGTTGAGGGCAGGGATCCATTTGAAGACTATCTAACCATCAATAAAGAATTAAAAGAATATAACCTTCGTCTCACTGAAAGACCTCAAGTCATTGTGGCAAATAAAATGGACATGCCTGATGCAGAGGAAAATCTTAATAAATTCAAAGAACAGCTTGAAGAAGAGTATCCGATTTTTCCGATATCCGCTTTAACAAGACAAGGGTTAAGGGATTTATTATTTGCCGTTGCAGATAAGCTTGAAGAAACGCCTGAATTCCCGCTGTCGCATGAAGAAGAAGAAGATACAGGTGTGCACCGCGTTCTTTATAAGCATGAAGCTGAGCAGACGGAATTTGTCATTACGAGAGACCCTGCAGGAGTGTTCGTCGTATCTGGCGATGCTATTGAGAAGCTCTTTAAGATGACTGATTTCTCAAGAGATGAATCTGTCCGCAGGTTTGCAAGACAGCTGCGCGGAATGGGTGTGGATGATGCACTTCGTGAAAA